In a genomic window of Anoplopoma fimbria isolate UVic2021 breed Golden Eagle Sablefish chromosome 6, Afim_UVic_2022, whole genome shotgun sequence:
- the sgms1a gene encoding phosphatidylcholine:ceramide cholinephosphotransferase 1 produces MKKVAAWSAEDVSDWLSKEGMPEYIDALRQADGPALLRLNGADFQRPPISLVSSDGGQQLLERLETLRMETHIEAHKNGHANGHAGGLPNGTSKPQRNGMSGMMMEMVQIPIPTVETTRTSFPIEWGKTGIAFAYAVVCFVTTTVVISVVHERVPPKEHTPPLPDKFFDLFDRVEWAFSICEINGVLLVLLWLIQWILLKHRSIIGRRFFFIVGTLYLYRCITMYITTLPVPGMHFKCSPKLLGNWEVQMRRIMKMIAGGGLSITGSHTMCGDYLYSGHTVMLTLTYLFIKEYSPKRFWWYHWICWSLSAVGIFCILLAHDHYTVDVVVAYFITTRLFWWYHTLANQQSLKETSQSNLFSRVWWYRLFQYFEENVNGTVPRNYQPPLSLRSLHWNRGVKYSKLDIQ; encoded by the exons ATGAAGAAGGTGGCCGCATGGTCAGCAGAGGACGTCTCTGACTGGTTGAGCAAAGAGGGGATGCCGGAGTACATAGACGCCCTCCGTCAGGCGGACGGCCCCGCTTTGCTCAGGCTCAACGGGGCAGATTTCCAGAGGCCTCCCATCTCGCTGGTTTCCTCTGATGGCGGCCAGCAGCTGCTGGAGCGACTGGAGACACTGCGGATGGAGACGCACATCGAGGCTCACAAAAATGGCCACGCGAATGGGCATGCCGGTGGGCTACCTAACGGAACTAGCAAGCCTCAGAGGAATGGCATGTCGGGGATGATGATGGAGATGGTCCAGATCCCCATCCCCACAGTAGAAACTACGCGCACCTCATTCCCCATCGAGTGGGGGAAGACGGGCATAGCGTTCGCCTACGCGGTGGTGTGCTTCGTTACCACCACTGTTGTCATTTCAGTGGTTCACGAGAGAGTACCACCAAAGGAGCACACCCCACCACTACCGGATAAGTTCTTCGACCTGTTTGACAGGGTGGAGTGGGCCTTCTCCATCTGTGAGATTAACGGCGTGCTGCTGGTGCTTCTCTGGCTGATACAGTGGATTCTACTCAAGCACAG gtcAATTATAGGCAGGCGGTTCTTTTTCATTGTGGGCACACTCTATCTGTACCGGTGTATTACAATGTACATCACCACTCTGCCTGTTCCAGGGATGCACTTCAAATGCTCTCCAAAG CTTCTCGGGAACTGGGAGGTACAGATGAGGAGAATAATGAAGATGATTGCTGGCGGGGGCCTATCCATCACAGGTTCCCACACCATGTGTGGAGATTACCTGTATAGTGGCCACACCGTCATGTTAACTCTGACGTACCTCTTCATCAAAGAGT ATTCTCCCAAGCGGTTCTGGTGGTACCACTGGATTTGTTGGAGCTTGAGCGCTGTAGGGATTTTCTGCATCCTTCTGGCCCATGACCACTACACTGTGGATGTGGTGGTTGCATACTTCATCACGACACGCCTCTTTTGGTGGTACCACACTTTGGCAAACCAGCAG tcGCTGAAGGAGACGTCACAGAGTAACCTGTTCTCCCGCGTGTGGTGGTACAGACTGTTCCAATATTTTGAGGAGAACGTCAACGGCACGGTCCCTCGCAACTATCAGCCGCCGTTGTCATTGCGGTCGTTGCATTGGAACCGCGGCGTGAAGTACAGCAAACTGGACATCCAGTGA